Proteins encoded by one window of Micromonospora coxensis:
- a CDS encoding metallophosphoesterase family protein: MVERVAVLSDVHGALPALEAVLAEPDVAAADLIVLTGDVAAGPQPVEVLDLLVPLGDRVRWVRGNADRELVEARAGRPSPIAVSNWAATRLRDDHLALLAGLPLTLTLPVAGLGDVLFCHATPRDDEEVVLVDSRPERWSEVFAGLPADVRTVVCGHTHMPFTRLVDRRLVVNPGSVGMPYGGPGAFWALLGPGVQLRRTEFDVDAACARVAAESEFPEAADWADEYLRSRHSDLAALAVFGPRDGR, from the coding sequence ATGGTCGAACGTGTCGCCGTACTCTCCGACGTCCACGGAGCGTTGCCCGCGCTGGAGGCGGTCCTGGCCGAGCCGGACGTGGCCGCCGCCGACCTGATCGTGCTCACCGGCGACGTCGCGGCCGGCCCGCAGCCGGTCGAGGTGCTGGACCTGCTCGTCCCGCTCGGCGACCGGGTCCGCTGGGTTCGCGGCAACGCCGACCGTGAGCTGGTCGAGGCACGCGCCGGGCGGCCCTCGCCGATCGCGGTGTCGAACTGGGCGGCCACCCGACTCCGGGACGACCACCTGGCGCTCCTCGCCGGGCTGCCGCTGACGCTCACCCTGCCGGTCGCCGGCCTCGGCGACGTACTCTTCTGCCACGCCACCCCGCGCGACGACGAGGAGGTCGTGCTGGTCGACTCGCGGCCGGAGCGATGGTCGGAGGTGTTCGCCGGGCTACCGGCCGATGTCCGCACCGTGGTCTGCGGGCACACGCACATGCCGTTCACCCGGCTGGTGGACCGTCGCCTGGTGGTCAACCCGGGCAGCGTCGGCATGCCGTACGGCGGGCCGGGGGCGTTCTGGGCGCTGCTCGGGCCGGGCGTGCAGTTGCGGCGTACCGAATTCGACGTGGACGCCGCGTGCGCCCGGGTGGCCGCCGAGTCGGAGTTCCCGGAGGCCGCCGACTGGGCCGACGAATACCTCCGCTCCCGGCACAGCGACCTGGCGGCGCTGGCCGTCTTCGGTCCCCGCGACGGCCGCTGA
- a CDS encoding TetR/AcrR family transcriptional regulator has protein sequence MPTASTRVPQQERSRATQTRLLEATVDCLVEHGWSGTTTTVVAARAGVSRGAQLHHYPTKAALVTAAVVHLADRRATELRSEAEALPAGPQRLDRVIDLLGAAFTGPLFVAALELWVAARTDAELRDALVPLEARIGREMHRLTVALLGVDERRPGVREAVQATLDLLRGLGVANLLSDDSARRTALLHTWKRQLATLLTPDAGPADRHPPADPPPGAPTHHRP, from the coding sequence GTGCCCACCGCATCGACCCGCGTCCCTCAGCAGGAGCGCAGCCGCGCCACCCAGACCAGGTTGCTGGAGGCGACCGTGGACTGTCTGGTCGAACACGGCTGGTCCGGCACCACCACCACCGTCGTCGCGGCCCGCGCCGGTGTGTCCCGCGGCGCCCAACTGCACCACTACCCGACCAAGGCGGCCCTGGTCACCGCCGCCGTCGTCCACCTCGCGGACCGGCGCGCGACGGAGCTGCGCAGCGAGGCGGAGGCCCTGCCCGCCGGCCCGCAACGGCTCGACCGGGTGATCGACCTGCTCGGCGCCGCCTTCACCGGGCCGCTCTTCGTCGCCGCCCTCGAACTGTGGGTGGCCGCCCGCACCGACGCCGAACTCCGCGACGCCCTGGTGCCGCTGGAGGCCCGGATCGGCCGGGAGATGCACCGGCTCACCGTCGCGCTGCTCGGGGTCGACGAGCGTCGTCCCGGCGTACGGGAGGCCGTGCAGGCCACCCTCGACCTGCTGCGCGGGCTGGGCGTGGCCAACCTGCTCAGCGACGACTCCGCCCGCCGCACCGCCCTGCTGCACACCTGGAAGCGCCAGCTCGCCACCCTGCTCACGCCCGACGCGGGCCCGGCCGACCGCCACCCACCGGCGGACCCCCCGCCCGGAGCGCCCACGCACCACAGGCCCTGA
- a CDS encoding TIGR03084 family metal-binding protein, with product MVDLTALLADLAAESEQLDALVAALPPEAWDRPTPAPGWTVAHQIAHLAWTDHVAHLAATDTDAFYASITSAPDPGRLVDDGAEQFLAPPGDLLARWRAGRAALAGALAAVPAGGKLPWYGTRMSAASMATARIMETWAHGEDVADALGVTRTPTGRLRHVAYLGFRTLGHSFAAHGRAVPTAPVRVELTAPDGGTWALGPADAADRVTGPALDFCLLVTQRRHRADLALVATGATADAWLDVAQAFAGPPGAGRAPGAGREAGAPA from the coding sequence ATGGTCGACCTGACAGCACTGCTCGCGGACCTGGCCGCCGAGTCCGAACAGCTCGACGCGCTCGTCGCGGCGCTGCCGCCGGAGGCGTGGGACCGGCCGACCCCGGCTCCCGGGTGGACGGTCGCCCACCAGATCGCCCACCTGGCCTGGACCGACCACGTGGCGCACCTGGCCGCCACCGACACCGACGCCTTCTACGCCTCGATCACCTCGGCCCCGGACCCGGGCCGACTGGTCGACGACGGGGCCGAGCAGTTCCTGGCCCCGCCGGGCGACCTGCTCGCCCGGTGGCGGGCCGGCCGCGCGGCGCTCGCCGGGGCCCTCGCCGCCGTGCCGGCGGGCGGGAAGCTGCCCTGGTACGGGACCCGCATGTCGGCTGCCTCGATGGCCACCGCCCGGATCATGGAGACCTGGGCGCACGGCGAGGACGTCGCCGACGCGCTCGGCGTCACCCGTACGCCGACCGGCCGGCTGCGGCACGTCGCGTACCTCGGCTTCCGTACCCTCGGGCACAGCTTCGCCGCCCACGGCCGGGCGGTGCCGACGGCACCGGTCCGGGTCGAGCTGACCGCGCCCGACGGTGGCACCTGGGCCCTGGGGCCGGCGGACGCCGCGGACCGGGTCACCGGCCCGGCGCTCGACTTCTGCCTGCTGGTCACCCAGCGCCGGCACCGTGCCGACCTGGCCCTCGTCGCCACCGGGGCGACCGCCGACGCCTGGCTGGACGTGGCGCAGGCGTTCGCCGGGCCACCCGGCGCGGGCCGGGCCCCCGGAGCGGGCCGCGAGGCGGGAGCACCGGCGTGA
- a CDS encoding acyclic terpene utilization AtuA family protein has translation MLDGGELDVLTGDYLAELTMLILGRDRMRDAFLGYAKTFLRQLEGCLGTALDRGVKIVTNAGGLNPAGLAAALGALAARLGLTARIGYVEGDALARPDALTANAYLGAFGIAACLDDGADVVVTGRVTDASLVVGPAVAHFGWGRDDLDALAGATVAGHLIECGAQVTGGNFSFFTELPDGGHRPGFPIAELHPDGSSVLTKHPGTGGAVTVETVTAQLLYEVAGPGYLGPDVVTRLDTVRLGQEGPDRVRVTGVRGTPPPPTLKVGVNNLGGFRNSMTFVLCGLDIPAKAALVRGQLEEAVGAEGLEFTLARTDHPDAADTEAASALLHVHLRDGDKARAGRAFSAAAVELALASYPGCTLTTLPGDATPYGVFTADTVPQDAVAHVAVLPGGERVPIAPPARTAALPADPGAPDRTAPDRTAPGPTPPHPTAPDPTEPDRTEPGSSADPAGADRAAAEPAPDTRPTRRGPLGELVGARSGDKGGDANLGVWARTDATWAWLRDWLTVDRLAALLPETAPLAVDRYELPNLRAVNFVIRGLLGQGVAASTRFDPQAKALGELLRSRLVDLPVDLPAGEDLT, from the coding sequence ATGCTCGACGGCGGTGAGCTGGACGTGCTCACCGGCGACTACCTGGCCGAGCTGACCATGCTGATCCTCGGCCGGGACCGGATGCGCGATGCCTTCCTGGGGTACGCGAAGACCTTCCTGCGCCAACTCGAGGGGTGTCTCGGCACCGCGCTCGACCGGGGCGTGAAGATCGTGACCAACGCCGGTGGCCTGAACCCGGCCGGCCTGGCCGCCGCGCTCGGCGCGCTCGCCGCCCGGCTCGGCCTCACCGCGCGGATCGGGTACGTCGAGGGCGACGCCCTGGCCCGCCCGGACGCGCTCACCGCCAACGCGTACCTGGGGGCGTTCGGGATCGCGGCCTGCCTCGACGACGGGGCGGACGTCGTGGTCACCGGGCGGGTCACCGACGCCTCCCTCGTCGTCGGGCCGGCCGTCGCCCACTTCGGGTGGGGGCGCGACGACCTCGACGCGCTGGCCGGGGCGACCGTCGCCGGACACCTGATCGAGTGCGGCGCGCAGGTCACCGGCGGCAACTTCAGCTTCTTCACCGAACTGCCCGACGGCGGGCACCGGCCCGGCTTCCCGATCGCGGAGCTGCACCCGGACGGCTCGTCGGTGCTCACCAAGCACCCCGGCACGGGCGGCGCGGTCACCGTCGAGACGGTCACCGCCCAGCTGCTGTACGAGGTGGCCGGGCCCGGGTACCTCGGGCCGGACGTGGTGACCCGGCTGGACACGGTGCGGTTGGGCCAGGAGGGCCCGGACCGGGTGCGGGTCACCGGGGTCCGGGGCACGCCCCCGCCGCCCACCCTCAAGGTCGGCGTGAACAACCTGGGCGGCTTCCGCAACTCGATGACGTTCGTCCTCTGCGGGCTGGACATCCCCGCCAAGGCGGCCCTGGTCCGGGGCCAGCTCGAGGAGGCCGTGGGCGCCGAGGGGCTGGAGTTCACCCTGGCCCGCACCGACCACCCGGACGCCGCCGACACGGAGGCGGCGAGCGCACTGCTGCACGTCCACCTGCGCGACGGTGACAAGGCGCGGGCCGGTCGGGCCTTCTCGGCGGCGGCGGTGGAGCTGGCCCTGGCCTCCTACCCGGGCTGCACGCTGACCACCCTGCCCGGTGACGCCACCCCGTACGGGGTGTTCACCGCCGACACCGTGCCGCAGGACGCCGTCGCGCACGTCGCCGTCCTGCCCGGCGGGGAGCGGGTGCCGATCGCCCCGCCGGCCCGCACGGCGGCCCTCCCGGCCGATCCGGGCGCACCCGACCGGACCGCACCCGACCGGACCGCACCCGGCCCGACCCCGCCTCACCCGACCGCGCCCGACCCGACCGAGCCGGACCGGACCGAGCCCGGCAGCTCGGCGGATCCGGCGGGGGCGGATCGGGCTGCGGCAGAGCCGGCACCCGACACCCGCCCGACCCGGCGCGGGCCACTCGGCGAGCTGGTCGGGGCCCGCTCGGGGGACAAGGGCGGCGACGCCAACCTCGGCGTCTGGGCCCGCACCGACGCGACCTGGGCCTGGCTGCGCGACTGGCTGACCGTCGACCGGCTGGCCGCGTTGCTGCCGGAGACCGCCCCGCTGGCCGTGGACCGGTACGAACTGCCGAACCTGCGGGCGGTCAACTTCGTGATCCGTGGACTGCTCGGGCAGGGGGTGGCCGCGTCCACCCGGTTCGACCCGCAGGCCAAGGCGCTCGGTGAGCTGCTCCGCTCCCGCCTCGTCGACCTGCCCGTCGACCTGCCCGCAGGAGAGGACCTGACGTGA
- a CDS encoding acyl-CoA dehydrogenase family protein, protein MTIVDTPERRQLRELTRSFVTREVLPYLDDWERAGEVPRSLHATAAKIGLLGIGFPESVGGSGGDLLDSIVVTEEIIRSGGSSGLIAALFTHGIALPHMVAAAGARTGGSLGGPPGGDPAGHHLVDRYVRPTLAGSMIGALAITEPDGGSDVAAIRTTAVRDGDHYVVNGSKTYITSGIRADFVTTAVCTDFPGSGALNLLVIDKDTPGFTVGRRLEKLGWHCSDTAELSFVDVRVPVANRIGEEDTGFLAIMQHFAAERLSLATQAYATAQRCVDLATRWCRDRSTFGRPLASRQLVRHRLAELHTRAEAARAYVHDVAARVAAGEPVVTEVAMAKNVAVAACDHVVDAALQLHGGFGYLRDAEVERHYRDARILGIGGGTTEIMNEIIAKGMGL, encoded by the coding sequence GTGACCATCGTGGACACCCCCGAGCGGCGGCAGCTGCGCGAGCTGACCCGGTCCTTCGTCACCCGCGAGGTGCTGCCGTACCTGGACGACTGGGAACGTGCCGGCGAGGTCCCCCGGTCGCTGCACGCCACCGCCGCGAAGATCGGCCTGCTCGGCATCGGCTTCCCCGAGTCGGTCGGCGGCAGCGGCGGCGACCTGCTCGACTCGATCGTCGTCACCGAGGAGATCATCCGGTCCGGTGGCTCGTCCGGGCTGATCGCGGCGCTCTTCACGCACGGCATCGCGCTGCCGCACATGGTGGCCGCGGCCGGCGCCCGCACCGGCGGCTCCCTCGGCGGCCCGCCCGGCGGCGACCCGGCCGGCCACCACCTGGTCGACCGGTACGTCCGCCCCACCCTGGCCGGGTCCATGATCGGCGCGCTGGCGATCACCGAGCCGGACGGTGGCTCGGACGTCGCGGCGATCCGCACCACCGCCGTACGCGACGGCGACCACTACGTGGTGAACGGTTCGAAGACCTACATCACCAGCGGAATCCGCGCCGACTTCGTGACCACCGCGGTCTGCACCGACTTCCCCGGCAGCGGCGCGCTCAACCTCCTGGTGATCGACAAGGACACCCCCGGCTTCACCGTGGGGCGGCGGCTGGAGAAGTTGGGCTGGCACTGCTCGGACACCGCCGAGCTGTCCTTCGTCGACGTCCGGGTGCCGGTGGCGAACCGGATCGGCGAGGAGGACACCGGCTTCCTGGCGATCATGCAGCACTTCGCCGCCGAACGGCTCTCGCTGGCCACGCAGGCGTACGCGACCGCGCAGCGCTGCGTCGATCTGGCCACCCGCTGGTGCCGGGACCGGTCCACGTTCGGCCGGCCGCTGGCGAGCCGGCAACTCGTCCGGCACCGGCTGGCCGAGCTGCACACCCGTGCCGAGGCGGCCCGGGCGTACGTGCACGACGTGGCGGCCCGGGTGGCCGCGGGCGAGCCGGTGGTGACCGAGGTGGCGATGGCGAAGAACGTCGCGGTGGCCGCCTGCGACCACGTGGTGGACGCGGCGCTGCAACTGCACGGCGGCTTCGGCTACCTGCGGGACGCGGAGGTGGAACGGCACTACCGGGACGCCCGGATCCTCGGCATCGGCGGCGGCACCACCGAGATCATGAACGAGATCATCGCGAAGGGCATGGGCCTGTGA
- a CDS encoding acyl-CoA carboxylase subunit beta: MTTLDSAIDPSAPAYRANREALLERLAEVDAALDLARAGGGEKYVARHHGRGKLLPRERIELLLDQDSPFLELSPVAAYGTDFPVGASVVTGIGVVEGVECLVVANDPTVRGGAVNPWSLAKTRRAGEIALANRLPMVNLVESAGADLPTQAEIFIPGGRVFRDLTRLSAARIPTVAVVFGNATAGGAYVPGMSDFTIMIRDRSQVYLAGPPLVKMATGEVTDDESLGGAAMHATTSGLADFLASDERDGIRLARQCVRRLNWRKQGPPPRNPIPLSPKYDPEELLGIASADLKVPFDPREVLARVLDGSEFDEFKPSYGTALVTGWGELHGYPVGVLANARGVLFSEEAQKAAQFIQLANAADTPLIFLQNTTGYMVGTEYEQRGIIKHGALMINAVANSRVPHLTVNLGASYGAGNYGMCGRAYEPRFLFTWPNAKSAVMGPAQLAGVLSIVARQAAAARGRDYDEDSDAAMRMMVEQQIESQSGALFLSGRLYDDGVIDPRDTRTVLGLCLSAIHNGPVKGADGFGVFRM, from the coding sequence GTGACCACACTCGACAGCGCGATCGACCCGTCCGCGCCGGCGTACCGGGCCAACCGGGAGGCGCTGCTGGAACGCCTCGCCGAGGTGGACGCCGCCCTCGACCTTGCCCGCGCCGGCGGCGGGGAGAAGTACGTGGCCCGGCACCACGGGCGCGGCAAGCTGCTCCCCCGGGAGCGCATCGAGTTGCTGCTCGACCAGGACAGTCCGTTCCTGGAGCTGTCACCGGTCGCGGCGTACGGCACCGACTTCCCGGTCGGCGCCAGCGTGGTCACCGGCATCGGGGTGGTCGAGGGCGTCGAGTGCCTGGTCGTCGCCAACGACCCGACGGTACGCGGCGGCGCGGTCAACCCGTGGTCGCTGGCGAAGACCCGGCGGGCCGGTGAGATCGCCCTGGCCAACCGGCTGCCGATGGTCAACCTGGTCGAGTCGGCCGGGGCGGACCTGCCCACCCAGGCGGAGATCTTCATCCCCGGCGGGCGGGTGTTCCGCGACCTGACCCGGCTCTCCGCCGCGAGGATCCCCACCGTCGCCGTGGTCTTCGGCAACGCCACCGCCGGCGGCGCGTACGTGCCGGGGATGTCGGACTTCACCATCATGATCCGAGACCGGTCGCAGGTCTACCTGGCCGGCCCGCCGCTGGTGAAGATGGCCACCGGCGAGGTCACCGACGACGAGTCGCTGGGCGGTGCGGCCATGCACGCCACCACGTCCGGCCTGGCGGACTTCCTCGCCAGCGACGAGCGGGACGGCATCCGGCTGGCCCGGCAGTGCGTACGCCGGCTCAACTGGCGCAAGCAGGGGCCGCCGCCGCGCAACCCGATCCCGCTGTCCCCGAAGTACGACCCGGAGGAGCTGCTCGGCATCGCCAGCGCCGACCTGAAGGTGCCGTTCGACCCGCGCGAGGTGCTGGCCCGGGTGCTGGACGGCAGCGAGTTCGACGAGTTCAAGCCGAGCTACGGCACGGCGCTGGTCACCGGCTGGGGTGAGCTGCACGGGTACCCGGTCGGCGTGCTGGCCAACGCCCGGGGCGTGCTGTTCAGCGAGGAGGCGCAGAAGGCGGCCCAGTTCATCCAGCTCGCCAACGCCGCCGACACCCCGCTGATCTTCCTCCAGAACACCACCGGCTACATGGTCGGCACCGAGTACGAGCAGCGCGGCATCATCAAGCACGGCGCGTTGATGATCAACGCGGTGGCGAACTCCCGGGTGCCGCACCTGACGGTCAACCTGGGCGCCTCCTACGGCGCCGGCAACTACGGCATGTGCGGCCGGGCGTACGAGCCGAGGTTCCTGTTCACCTGGCCGAACGCCAAGTCGGCGGTGATGGGGCCGGCGCAGCTCGCCGGGGTGCTCTCCATCGTCGCCCGGCAGGCCGCCGCCGCCCGGGGCCGCGACTACGACGAGGACTCCGACGCGGCCATGCGGATGATGGTCGAGCAGCAGATCGAGTCCCAGTCCGGGGCGCTCTTCCTCTCCGGCCGGCTCTACGACGACGGGGTGATCGACCCCCGGGACACCCGTACCGTCCTCGGGCTCTGCCTGTCGGCGATCCACAACGGACCGGTGAAGGGCGCCGACGGCTTCGGCGTCTTCCGGATGTAG
- a CDS encoding ATP-binding protein, which translates to MITRLLVANRGEIARRVFATCRALGVGTVAVHSDADADAPFVAEADQAVRLPGNTPAETYLRIDLLLDAARRSGADAVHPGYGFLAENAAFARAVTDAGLTWVGPSAEAIAAMGDKMKAKALLAEAGVPMLPTWTDDDEITDFPVLVKASAGGGGRGMRVVRDAAGLAEAVASARREAAGAFGDGTVFVERYVERGRHVEVQIVGDTHGTVVALGERDCSIQRRHQKIVEEAPAVVPPELRRRLHEAAVAAGRAVDYVGAGTVEFLLAPTGEFFFLEMNTRLQVEHPVTEAVTGLDLVRLQLLVAEGAPLPVTATPPTEGHAIEVRLCAEDPAQGFRPATGLLHRFAVLGVAGEFTPTRGLRLDSGVVDGSVVGVHYDSMLAKVVAWAPTRAEAARTLAAALARAELHGVTTNRDLLVRVLRSREFGAAEVDTAFLDRHTEVFAPLLPAALAPVTALAAALASAAGRRAGARVLAGLPSGWRNVPAFPQVTRFASPDGDDVEVRYRLDRAGRLAEWSATRQALPAGPAGGTPAGTGPAGRMPADSGPGEAVTAVDGDPTGGEAAPAPVVDLVEATPERVVLDVDGVRRAFRVHRVGAEVFVDGPDGAAELVELPRFPPPTTALAAGSLLAPLPGAVTRVHVEVGRRVAAGDLLLTLEAMKLEHPVLAPTDGVVAELPVPAGGQVDTGAVLAVVNPD; encoded by the coding sequence GTGATCACCAGACTTCTGGTCGCCAACCGGGGCGAGATCGCCCGTCGGGTCTTCGCCACCTGCCGCGCGCTCGGCGTCGGGACGGTCGCCGTGCACTCCGACGCCGACGCCGACGCGCCGTTCGTCGCCGAGGCCGACCAGGCCGTCCGCCTGCCGGGGAACACCCCGGCCGAGACGTACCTGCGGATCGACCTGCTCCTGGACGCGGCCCGCCGCAGCGGCGCGGACGCCGTCCACCCGGGCTACGGCTTCCTCGCCGAGAACGCCGCGTTCGCCCGGGCGGTGACCGACGCCGGGCTGACCTGGGTCGGCCCGTCGGCCGAGGCGATCGCCGCGATGGGCGACAAGATGAAGGCGAAGGCGCTGCTCGCCGAGGCGGGTGTGCCGATGCTGCCGACCTGGACCGACGACGATGAGATCACCGACTTCCCGGTGCTGGTCAAGGCGTCCGCCGGGGGCGGCGGGCGGGGCATGCGGGTGGTCCGCGACGCCGCCGGGCTCGCCGAGGCCGTCGCCTCCGCCCGGCGCGAGGCGGCCGGCGCGTTCGGCGACGGCACGGTCTTCGTCGAGCGGTACGTCGAGCGCGGCCGGCACGTCGAGGTGCAGATCGTCGGCGACACCCACGGCACGGTGGTCGCCCTCGGCGAGCGGGACTGCTCGATCCAGCGCCGGCACCAGAAGATCGTCGAGGAGGCGCCCGCGGTGGTGCCGCCGGAGCTGCGGCGGCGGCTGCACGAGGCGGCGGTCGCCGCCGGGCGCGCCGTCGACTACGTGGGCGCGGGGACGGTGGAGTTCCTGCTCGCCCCGACCGGCGAGTTCTTCTTCCTGGAGATGAACACCCGGCTCCAGGTGGAGCACCCGGTCACCGAGGCGGTCACCGGGCTGGACCTGGTCCGGCTGCAACTGCTCGTCGCCGAGGGCGCCCCGCTGCCGGTGACGGCGACCCCGCCGACCGAGGGCCACGCCATCGAGGTACGCCTCTGCGCGGAGGACCCGGCCCAGGGCTTCCGCCCGGCGACCGGCCTGCTGCACCGGTTCGCGGTCCTCGGGGTGGCCGGCGAGTTCACCCCGACCCGGGGCCTGCGGCTCGACTCCGGGGTGGTGGACGGCTCGGTGGTGGGCGTGCACTACGACTCGATGCTGGCGAAGGTGGTCGCCTGGGCGCCCACCCGGGCGGAGGCGGCCCGGACGCTGGCCGCCGCGCTGGCCCGCGCCGAGCTGCACGGTGTCACCACCAACCGGGACCTGCTGGTACGGGTGCTGCGCAGCCGGGAGTTCGGCGCGGCGGAGGTCGACACCGCCTTCCTGGACCGGCACACCGAGGTCTTCGCCCCGCTGCTGCCGGCCGCGCTGGCGCCGGTGACCGCGCTGGCCGCCGCGCTGGCCTCGGCCGCCGGCCGGCGCGCCGGGGCCCGGGTGCTGGCCGGCCTGCCGTCGGGCTGGCGCAACGTGCCCGCCTTCCCCCAGGTCACCCGCTTCGCCTCGCCGGACGGCGACGACGTCGAGGTCCGCTACCGGCTGGACCGGGCCGGCCGCCTCGCCGAGTGGTCCGCCACCCGGCAGGCCCTCCCCGCCGGCCCGGCGGGCGGGACGCCGGCGGGCACCGGCCCGGCGGGCAGGATGCCGGCGGACAGCGGCCCGGGCGAGGCTGTGACGGCGGTCGACGGTGATCCCACGGGCGGCGAGGCCGCGCCGGCACCGGTCGTCGACCTCGTCGAGGCGACCCCGGAGCGGGTGGTGCTCGACGTGGACGGGGTGCGGCGGGCGTTCCGCGTACACCGGGTGGGCGCGGAGGTCTTCGTGGACGGCCCGGACGGGGCGGCGGAGCTGGTCGAGCTGCCCCGGTTCCCGCCGCCCACCACCGCGCTGGCCGCCGGGTCGCTGCTCGCGCCGCTGCCCGGCGCGGTGACCCGGGTGCACGTCGAGGTCGGCCGGCGGGTCGCCGCCGGTGACCTGCTGCTGACCCTGGAAGCGATGAAGCTCGAACACCCCGTGCTCGCCCCGACCGACGGCGTGGTCGCCGAACTGCCGGTGCCGGCCGGCGGTCAGGTCGACACCGGCGCCGTGCTGGCCGTGGTCAACCCCGACTGA
- a CDS encoding acyl-CoA dehydrogenase family protein, which produces MDFDLTPEQDQLRDAVRALGRRYGHSYFVAKAKSGEHTTELWEEAGRLGYLGVNIPTEYGGGGGGITELAIVCEELAAAGCPLLLLVVSPAIAATVLARHGTEEQRKRHLPGLADGSRKIVFAITEPDAGSNFHRLGTVARRDGDDWLLTGRKVYISGVDEAQHVLVVARTEDATTGKLKPALFLVPTDAPGLERAKLDMEILSPENQFLLYLDDVRLPADALVGESLDAGLPALFAGLNPERITVAAMGAGTGRYAIERASEYTATRRIWGGRSIGSHQGVAHPLAHAAVQVELARLMIHKAATLYDAGRDLEAGVSGNMAKYAAGEAAALAVDTAVQALGGAGMTTEYGVATLLGAVRAGRIAPVSREMILNFVAQHVLGQDKSY; this is translated from the coding sequence ATGGACTTCGACCTCACCCCCGAGCAGGACCAGCTCCGCGACGCCGTACGGGCGCTCGGCCGCAGGTACGGTCACTCCTACTTCGTCGCGAAGGCGAAGTCGGGGGAACACACCACCGAGCTGTGGGAGGAAGCCGGCCGGCTCGGCTACCTCGGCGTCAACATTCCCACCGAGTACGGCGGCGGGGGCGGCGGCATCACCGAGCTGGCCATCGTCTGCGAGGAGCTGGCCGCGGCCGGCTGCCCGCTGCTGCTGCTGGTCGTCTCCCCCGCCATCGCCGCCACGGTCCTCGCCCGGCACGGCACCGAGGAGCAGCGCAAGCGCCACCTGCCCGGCCTGGCCGACGGCTCCCGGAAGATCGTCTTCGCGATCACCGAGCCGGACGCCGGATCGAACTTCCACCGGCTCGGCACGGTGGCCCGCCGCGACGGCGACGACTGGCTGCTCACCGGCCGCAAGGTCTACATCTCCGGCGTCGACGAGGCCCAGCACGTGCTGGTCGTCGCCCGTACCGAGGACGCCACCACCGGCAAGCTCAAGCCGGCCCTGTTCCTCGTCCCCACCGACGCGCCGGGCCTCGAACGCGCCAAGCTGGACATGGAGATCCTCTCCCCGGAGAACCAGTTCCTGCTCTACCTGGACGACGTGCGGCTGCCCGCCGACGCGCTGGTCGGCGAGTCGCTGGACGCCGGCCTGCCGGCGCTCTTCGCCGGGCTCAACCCGGAGCGGATCACGGTCGCCGCGATGGGCGCCGGCACCGGCCGGTACGCGATCGAGCGCGCCAGCGAGTACACCGCCACCCGCCGGATCTGGGGCGGCCGGAGCATCGGCTCCCACCAGGGCGTCGCGCACCCCCTCGCGCACGCGGCGGTGCAGGTGGAACTCGCCCGACTGATGATCCACAAGGCGGCCACCCTGTACGACGCCGGCCGCGACCTGGAGGCCGGCGTCTCCGGCAACATGGCCAAGTACGCCGCCGGCGAGGCCGCCGCGCTCGCCGTGGACACCGCCGTGCAGGCGCTCGGCGGGGCGGGCATGACCACCGAGTACGGGGTGGCCACCCTGCTCGGAGCGGTACGCGCCGGCCGGATCGCCCCGGTCAGCCGGGAGATGATCCTCAACTTCGTCGCCCAGCACGTCCTCGGTCAGGACAAGTCGTACTGA